Proteins encoded together in one Macadamia integrifolia cultivar HAES 741 chromosome 8, SCU_Mint_v3, whole genome shotgun sequence window:
- the LOC122086487 gene encoding ubiquitin C-terminal hydrolase 12 isoform X4: MYKIISPSQSLNLISEDEEMLVPHSDFADGPQPMEVVAQAETASTVENQPVEDPPSSRFTWTIENFTRLNAKKHYSDVFFVGGFKWRVLIFPKGNNVDHLSMYLDVADSVNLPYGWSRYAQFSLAVINQIHNKYTVRKDTQHQFNARESDWGFTSFMPLSELYDPGRGYLVNDTVIVEAEVAVRRVVDYWTYDSKKETGYVGLKNQGATCYMNSLLQTLYHIPYFRKAVYHMPTTENDMPSGSIPLALQSLFYKLQYSDNSVATKELTKSFGWDTYDSFMQHDVQELNRVLCEKLEDKMKGTVVEGTIQQLFEGHHMNYIECINVDYKSTRKESFYDLQLDVKGCRDVYASFDKYVEVERLEGDNKYHAEQHGLQDARKGVLFIDFPPVLQLQLKRFEYDFMRDTMVKINDRYEFPLQLDLDRENGKYLSPDADRRVRNLYTLHSVLVHSGGVHGGHYYAFIRPTLSDQWFKFDDERVTKEDVKRALEEQYGGEEELPQTNPGFNNTPFKFTKYSNAYMLVYIRESDKDKIICNVDEKDIAEHLRIRLKKEQEEKEHKKKEKAEAHLYTIIKVARNEDLVEQIGRDIYFDLVDHDKVRSFRIQKQMPFTLFKEEVAKDFGIPVQFQRFWLWAKRQNHTYRPNRPLTHQEEQQSVGQLREVSNKAHNAELKLFLEVELGLDLRPIPPPDKTKEDILLFFKLYDPEKEELRFVGRIFVKGTGKPVDILTRLNEMAGFAANEEIELYEEIKFEPSVMCEHIDKKLTFRSSQLEDGDIICFQKSSPVDSDEQYRYPDVPSFLEYVHNRQVVHFRSLEKPKEDDFCLELSKLNTYDDVVERVARQLGLDDPSKIRLTSHNCYSQQPKPQPIKFRGVEHLSDMLVHYNQTSDILYYEVLDIPLPELQGLKTLKVAFHSAVKDEVVIHSIRLPKQSTVADVINDLKTKVELSHPNAELRLLEVFYHKIYKIFPPSEKIENINDQYWTLRAEEIPEEEKNLGPHDRLIHVYHFTKDTSQNQMQVQNFGEPFFLIIHEGETLAEVKVRIQKKLQVPDEEFTKWKFAFLSLGRPEYLQDSDIVSSRFQRRDVYGAWEQYLGLEHSDSAPKRAYAANQNRHTFEKPVKIYN; encoded by the exons ATGTATAAAATAATCTCTCCCTCTCAAAGTCTCAACCTAATATCG GAAGACGAAGAGATGTTGGTCCCTCATTCGGATTTCGCCGACGGTCCCCAGCCAATGGAAG TAGTTGCACAAGCGGAGACTGCCAGTACAGTTGAGAACCAGCCAGTTGAGGATCCTCCGTCTTCGAGATTCACGTGGACGATTGAAAACTTTACTAGGTTGAACGCCAAGAAGCACTACTCTGATGTTTTCTTTGTCGGCGGTTTTAAATG GCGGGTGCTCATTTTTCCCAAGGGAAACAACGTGGACCATTTGTCCATGTATCTAGATGTAGCTGATTCGGTGAATTTGCCTTATGGATGGAGTAGATATGCCCAATTCAGCTTGGCTGTGATTAATCAAATCCATAACAAATACACAGTTAGAAAAG ACACACAGCATCAATTCAATGCTCGAGAGAGTGACTGGGGTTTTACGTCGTTCATGCCTCTCAGTGAACTGTATGACCCTGGTAGAGGATATCTTGTGAATGATACGGTCATTGTTGAAGCTGAGGTTGCTGTCCGAAGGGTTGTGGATTACTGGACCTACGACTCCAAAAAGGAAACAGGTTATGTTGGACTCAAGAACCAAGGGGCAACCTGTTACATGAATTCTCTCCTCCAAACTCTGTATCATATCCCCTATTTTAGAAAG GCTGTTTACCATATGCCAACAACTGAGAATGATATGCCATCGGGGAGCATCCCTCTGGCTCTACAGAGCTTATTCTATAAGCTTCAGTACAGTGACAACAGTGTTGCAACAAAAGAGCTGACCAAGTCTTTTGGATGGGACACATATGATTCATTCATGCAACATGACGTCCAAGAACTTAATAGAGTTCTTTGTGAAAAGCTGGAAGATAAAATGAAG GGAACTGTAGTGGAGGGTACAATACAACAGTTGTTCGAAGGGCACCATATGAACTACATTGAATGCATCAATGTGGACTACAAGTCTACAAGAAAGGAGTCATTTTATG ACCTTCAGCTTGATGTCAAAGGCTGTCGAGACGTTTATGCTTCTTTTGATAAGTACGTGGAAGTTGAACGCCTTGAGGGTGATAACAAGTATCATGCTGAGCAACATGGATTGCAG GATGCTAGGAAGGGTGTCCTGTTCATTGATTTCCCTCCTGTCCTTCAGCTTCAGCTAAAACGGTTTGAGTATGATTTCATGCGGGACACTATGGTTAAG ATAAATGACCGTTATGAGTTCCCTCTGCAATTAGACCTCGATAGAGAGAATGGAAAATATTTGTCGCCTGATGCAGATCGTAGAGTTcgcaacctctatacccttcaCAG TGTTTTGGTTCACAGTGGCGGGGTGCATGGTGGACATTATTATGCTTTTATCAGGCCAACCCTTTCTGATCAATG GTTCAAGTTTGATGATGAACGGGTAACAAAAGAAGATGTGAAGAGGGCCTTGGAGGAGCAGTATGGCGGTGAGGAAGAG TTACCTCAGACAAATCCTGGCTTCAACAACACACCATTTAAGTTTACGAAGTATTCCAATGCATACATGCTTGTGTATATACGTGAAAGTGACAAAGATAAAATAATTTGTAACGTGGATGAGAAGGACATAGCTGAACACCTTAGG ATAAGGCTgaagaaagaacaagaagaaaaggagcacaagaaaaaggaaaaagcagAGGCACACCTTTATACCATCATAAAG GTTGCACGGAATGAGGATCTTGTTGAGCAGATTGGGAGGGATATTTATTTTGATCTTGTGGATCATGACAAAGTCCGGAGCTTCCGTATTCAAAAACAAATGCCTTTTACTCTTTTCAAG GAAGAGGTTGCTAAAGATTTTGGCATACCAGTGCAATTCCAGCGCTTTTGGCTGTGGGCAAAGCGGCAAAACCATACTTATCGTCCAAACCGGCCATTAACTCACCAGGAAGAGCAACAATCT GTTGGACAATTGAGGGAGGTTTCGAATAAAGCGCATAATGCGGAACTAAAGTTATTCTTGGAAGTGGAGCTTGGGCTG GATTTGCGTCCTATTCCTCCACCCGACAAGACAAAAGAGGATATTCTGCTTTTTTTCAAGCTATATGATCCTGAGAAGGAGGAGCTCCG GTTTGTTGGAAGGATTTTTGTTAAGGGTACTGGCAAGCCTGTGGATATCTTAACAAGGCTTAATGAAATGGCTGGCTTTGCCGCGAATGAGGAAATTGAGCTTTATGAG GAAATTAAGTTTGAGCCTAGTGTCATGTGTGAACATATTGACAAGAAACTCACATTTCGATCTAGCCAG CTTGAGGATGGGGACATTATTTGTTTCCAGAAATCTTCTCCTGTTGACAGCGATGAACAATACCGATATCCTGATGTTCCATCATTTTTGGAATATGTACATAATCGCCAG GTTGTTCATTTCCGATCTCTTGAGAAGCCAAAGGAGGATGATTTTTGTTTGGAGCT GTCAAAGCTTAACACATACGATGATGTCGTGGAAAGAGTTGCTCGCCAACTTGGCTTGgatgatccatccaaaattaGGCTCACATCCCACAATTGTTACTCTCAGCAGCCTAAACCCCAACCAATCAAGTTCCGGGGGGTGGAGCATTTATCAGACATGCTGGTCCACTACAATCAG ACTTCCGATATCTTGTATTATGAAGTATTGGATATCCCTCTGCCTGAATTGCAAGGCTTGAAAACTTTGAAAGTTGCTTTTCATTCGGCTGTAAAGGATGAG gTGGTCATTCATAGTATAAGACTTCCGAAACAGAGTACAGTTGCAGATGTAATTAATGACCTAAAAACTAAG GTCGAGCTGTCTCATCCCAATGCCGAACTCCGATTGCTTGAAGTGTTCTATCACAAGATCTATAAG ATCTTTCCCCCCAGTGAAAAGATAGAGAACATAAATGATCAGTACTGGACATTGCGAGCTGAGGAG ATTcctgaagaagagaagaacctTGGCCCTCATGACCGCTTGATTCATGTTTACCACTTCACAAAAGATACTTCCCAAAACCAGATG CAGGTTCAGAACTTTGGAGAGCCCTTTTTCCTGATCATTCATGAAGGCGAGACTTTAGCTGAAGTTAAAGTGCGTATACAGAAGAAATTGCAGGTTCCAGATGAGGAGTTCACCAAG TGGAAATTTGCATTTTTGTCATTGGGTCGTCCTGAGTATCTTCAAGATTCTGACATTGTATCCAGTCGTTTTCAG AGAAGAGATGTTTATGGAGCTTGGGAGCAGTATCTTGGACTGGAGCACTCTGACAGTGCTCCTAAAAGGGCTTATGCAGCTAATCAG AACCGTCATACATTTGAGAAGCCGGTAAAAATCTACAACTAG
- the LOC122086487 gene encoding ubiquitin C-terminal hydrolase 12 isoform X8, with the protein MTMMTPPPLDEDEEMLVPHSDFADGPQPMEVVAQAETASTVENQPVEDPPSSRFTWTIENFTRLNAKKHYSDVFFVGGFKWRVLIFPKGNNVDHLSMYLDVADSVNLPYGWSRYAQFSLAVINQIHNKYTVRKDTQHQFNARESDWGFTSFMPLSELYDPGRGYLVNDTVIVEAEVAVRRVVDYWTYDSKKETGYVGLKNQGATCYMNSLLQTLYHIPYFRKAVYHMPTTENDMPSGSIPLALQSLFYKLQYSDNSVATKELTKSFGWDTYDSFMQHDVQELNRVLCEKLEDKMKGTVVEGTIQQLFEGHHMNYIECINVDYKSTRKESFYDLQLDVKGCRDVYASFDKYVEVERLEGDNKYHAEQHGLQDARKGVLFIDFPPVLQLQLKRFEYDFMRDTMVKINDRYEFPLQLDLDRENGKYLSPDADRRVRNLYTLHSVLVHSGGVHGGHYYAFIRPTLSDQWFKFDDERVTKEDVKRALEEQYGGEEELPQTNPGFNNTPFKFTKYSNAYMLVYIRESDKDKIICNVDEKDIAEHLRIRLKKEQEEKEHKKKEKAEAHLYTIIKVARNEDLVEQIGRDIYFDLVDHDKVRSFRIQKQMPFTLFKEEVAKDFGIPVQFQRFWLWAKRQNHTYRPNRPLTHQEEQQSVGQLREVSNKAHNAELKLFLEVELGLDLRPIPPPDKTKEDILLFFKLYDPEKEELRFVGRIFVKGTGKPVDILTRLNEMAGFAANEEIELYEEIKFEPSVMCEHIDKKLTFRSSQLEDGDIICFQKSSPVDSDEQYRYPDVPSFLEYVHNRQVVHFRSLEKPKEDDFCLELSKLNTYDDVVERVARQLGLDDPSKIRLTSHNCYSQQPKPQPIKFRGVEHLSDMLVHYNQTSDILYYEVLDIPLPELQGLKTLKVAFHSAVKDEVVIHSIRLPKQSTVADVINDLKTKVELSHPNAELRLLEVFYHKIYKIFPPSEKIENINDQYWTLRAEEIPEEEKNLGPHDRLIHVYHFTKDTSQNQMQVQNFGEPFFLIIHEGETLAEVKVRIQKKLQVPDEEFTKWKFAFLSLGRPEYLQDSDIVSSRFQRRDVYGAWEQYLGLEHSDSAPKRAYAANQNRHTFEKPVKIYN; encoded by the exons ATGACTATGATGACTCCTCCACCGTTAGAT GAAGACGAAGAGATGTTGGTCCCTCATTCGGATTTCGCCGACGGTCCCCAGCCAATGGAAG TAGTTGCACAAGCGGAGACTGCCAGTACAGTTGAGAACCAGCCAGTTGAGGATCCTCCGTCTTCGAGATTCACGTGGACGATTGAAAACTTTACTAGGTTGAACGCCAAGAAGCACTACTCTGATGTTTTCTTTGTCGGCGGTTTTAAATG GCGGGTGCTCATTTTTCCCAAGGGAAACAACGTGGACCATTTGTCCATGTATCTAGATGTAGCTGATTCGGTGAATTTGCCTTATGGATGGAGTAGATATGCCCAATTCAGCTTGGCTGTGATTAATCAAATCCATAACAAATACACAGTTAGAAAAG ACACACAGCATCAATTCAATGCTCGAGAGAGTGACTGGGGTTTTACGTCGTTCATGCCTCTCAGTGAACTGTATGACCCTGGTAGAGGATATCTTGTGAATGATACGGTCATTGTTGAAGCTGAGGTTGCTGTCCGAAGGGTTGTGGATTACTGGACCTACGACTCCAAAAAGGAAACAGGTTATGTTGGACTCAAGAACCAAGGGGCAACCTGTTACATGAATTCTCTCCTCCAAACTCTGTATCATATCCCCTATTTTAGAAAG GCTGTTTACCATATGCCAACAACTGAGAATGATATGCCATCGGGGAGCATCCCTCTGGCTCTACAGAGCTTATTCTATAAGCTTCAGTACAGTGACAACAGTGTTGCAACAAAAGAGCTGACCAAGTCTTTTGGATGGGACACATATGATTCATTCATGCAACATGACGTCCAAGAACTTAATAGAGTTCTTTGTGAAAAGCTGGAAGATAAAATGAAG GGAACTGTAGTGGAGGGTACAATACAACAGTTGTTCGAAGGGCACCATATGAACTACATTGAATGCATCAATGTGGACTACAAGTCTACAAGAAAGGAGTCATTTTATG ACCTTCAGCTTGATGTCAAAGGCTGTCGAGACGTTTATGCTTCTTTTGATAAGTACGTGGAAGTTGAACGCCTTGAGGGTGATAACAAGTATCATGCTGAGCAACATGGATTGCAG GATGCTAGGAAGGGTGTCCTGTTCATTGATTTCCCTCCTGTCCTTCAGCTTCAGCTAAAACGGTTTGAGTATGATTTCATGCGGGACACTATGGTTAAG ATAAATGACCGTTATGAGTTCCCTCTGCAATTAGACCTCGATAGAGAGAATGGAAAATATTTGTCGCCTGATGCAGATCGTAGAGTTcgcaacctctatacccttcaCAG TGTTTTGGTTCACAGTGGCGGGGTGCATGGTGGACATTATTATGCTTTTATCAGGCCAACCCTTTCTGATCAATG GTTCAAGTTTGATGATGAACGGGTAACAAAAGAAGATGTGAAGAGGGCCTTGGAGGAGCAGTATGGCGGTGAGGAAGAG TTACCTCAGACAAATCCTGGCTTCAACAACACACCATTTAAGTTTACGAAGTATTCCAATGCATACATGCTTGTGTATATACGTGAAAGTGACAAAGATAAAATAATTTGTAACGTGGATGAGAAGGACATAGCTGAACACCTTAGG ATAAGGCTgaagaaagaacaagaagaaaaggagcacaagaaaaaggaaaaagcagAGGCACACCTTTATACCATCATAAAG GTTGCACGGAATGAGGATCTTGTTGAGCAGATTGGGAGGGATATTTATTTTGATCTTGTGGATCATGACAAAGTCCGGAGCTTCCGTATTCAAAAACAAATGCCTTTTACTCTTTTCAAG GAAGAGGTTGCTAAAGATTTTGGCATACCAGTGCAATTCCAGCGCTTTTGGCTGTGGGCAAAGCGGCAAAACCATACTTATCGTCCAAACCGGCCATTAACTCACCAGGAAGAGCAACAATCT GTTGGACAATTGAGGGAGGTTTCGAATAAAGCGCATAATGCGGAACTAAAGTTATTCTTGGAAGTGGAGCTTGGGCTG GATTTGCGTCCTATTCCTCCACCCGACAAGACAAAAGAGGATATTCTGCTTTTTTTCAAGCTATATGATCCTGAGAAGGAGGAGCTCCG GTTTGTTGGAAGGATTTTTGTTAAGGGTACTGGCAAGCCTGTGGATATCTTAACAAGGCTTAATGAAATGGCTGGCTTTGCCGCGAATGAGGAAATTGAGCTTTATGAG GAAATTAAGTTTGAGCCTAGTGTCATGTGTGAACATATTGACAAGAAACTCACATTTCGATCTAGCCAG CTTGAGGATGGGGACATTATTTGTTTCCAGAAATCTTCTCCTGTTGACAGCGATGAACAATACCGATATCCTGATGTTCCATCATTTTTGGAATATGTACATAATCGCCAG GTTGTTCATTTCCGATCTCTTGAGAAGCCAAAGGAGGATGATTTTTGTTTGGAGCT GTCAAAGCTTAACACATACGATGATGTCGTGGAAAGAGTTGCTCGCCAACTTGGCTTGgatgatccatccaaaattaGGCTCACATCCCACAATTGTTACTCTCAGCAGCCTAAACCCCAACCAATCAAGTTCCGGGGGGTGGAGCATTTATCAGACATGCTGGTCCACTACAATCAG ACTTCCGATATCTTGTATTATGAAGTATTGGATATCCCTCTGCCTGAATTGCAAGGCTTGAAAACTTTGAAAGTTGCTTTTCATTCGGCTGTAAAGGATGAG gTGGTCATTCATAGTATAAGACTTCCGAAACAGAGTACAGTTGCAGATGTAATTAATGACCTAAAAACTAAG GTCGAGCTGTCTCATCCCAATGCCGAACTCCGATTGCTTGAAGTGTTCTATCACAAGATCTATAAG ATCTTTCCCCCCAGTGAAAAGATAGAGAACATAAATGATCAGTACTGGACATTGCGAGCTGAGGAG ATTcctgaagaagagaagaacctTGGCCCTCATGACCGCTTGATTCATGTTTACCACTTCACAAAAGATACTTCCCAAAACCAGATG CAGGTTCAGAACTTTGGAGAGCCCTTTTTCCTGATCATTCATGAAGGCGAGACTTTAGCTGAAGTTAAAGTGCGTATACAGAAGAAATTGCAGGTTCCAGATGAGGAGTTCACCAAG TGGAAATTTGCATTTTTGTCATTGGGTCGTCCTGAGTATCTTCAAGATTCTGACATTGTATCCAGTCGTTTTCAG AGAAGAGATGTTTATGGAGCTTGGGAGCAGTATCTTGGACTGGAGCACTCTGACAGTGCTCCTAAAAGGGCTTATGCAGCTAATCAG AACCGTCATACATTTGAGAAGCCGGTAAAAATCTACAACTAG
- the LOC122086487 gene encoding ubiquitin C-terminal hydrolase 12 isoform X7, whose protein sequence is MTMMTPPPLDQEDEEMLVPHSDFADGPQPMEVAQAETASTVENQPVEDPPSSRFTWTIENFTRLNAKKHYSDVFFVGGFKWRVLIFPKGNNVDHLSMYLDVADSVNLPYGWSRYAQFSLAVINQIHNKYTVRKDTQHQFNARESDWGFTSFMPLSELYDPGRGYLVNDTVIVEAEVAVRRVVDYWTYDSKKETGYVGLKNQGATCYMNSLLQTLYHIPYFRKAVYHMPTTENDMPSGSIPLALQSLFYKLQYSDNSVATKELTKSFGWDTYDSFMQHDVQELNRVLCEKLEDKMKGTVVEGTIQQLFEGHHMNYIECINVDYKSTRKESFYDLQLDVKGCRDVYASFDKYVEVERLEGDNKYHAEQHGLQDARKGVLFIDFPPVLQLQLKRFEYDFMRDTMVKINDRYEFPLQLDLDRENGKYLSPDADRRVRNLYTLHSVLVHSGGVHGGHYYAFIRPTLSDQWFKFDDERVTKEDVKRALEEQYGGEEELPQTNPGFNNTPFKFTKYSNAYMLVYIRESDKDKIICNVDEKDIAEHLRIRLKKEQEEKEHKKKEKAEAHLYTIIKVARNEDLVEQIGRDIYFDLVDHDKVRSFRIQKQMPFTLFKEEVAKDFGIPVQFQRFWLWAKRQNHTYRPNRPLTHQEEQQSVGQLREVSNKAHNAELKLFLEVELGLDLRPIPPPDKTKEDILLFFKLYDPEKEELRFVGRIFVKGTGKPVDILTRLNEMAGFAANEEIELYEEIKFEPSVMCEHIDKKLTFRSSQLEDGDIICFQKSSPVDSDEQYRYPDVPSFLEYVHNRQVVHFRSLEKPKEDDFCLELSKLNTYDDVVERVARQLGLDDPSKIRLTSHNCYSQQPKPQPIKFRGVEHLSDMLVHYNQTSDILYYEVLDIPLPELQGLKTLKVAFHSAVKDEVVIHSIRLPKQSTVADVINDLKTKVELSHPNAELRLLEVFYHKIYKIFPPSEKIENINDQYWTLRAEEIPEEEKNLGPHDRLIHVYHFTKDTSQNQMQVQNFGEPFFLIIHEGETLAEVKVRIQKKLQVPDEEFTKWKFAFLSLGRPEYLQDSDIVSSRFQRRDVYGAWEQYLGLEHSDSAPKRAYAANQNRHTFEKPVKIYN, encoded by the exons ATGACTATGATGACTCCTCCACCGTTAGAT CAGGAAGACGAAGAGATGTTGGTCCCTCATTCGGATTTCGCCGACGGTCCCCAGCCAATGGAAG TTGCACAAGCGGAGACTGCCAGTACAGTTGAGAACCAGCCAGTTGAGGATCCTCCGTCTTCGAGATTCACGTGGACGATTGAAAACTTTACTAGGTTGAACGCCAAGAAGCACTACTCTGATGTTTTCTTTGTCGGCGGTTTTAAATG GCGGGTGCTCATTTTTCCCAAGGGAAACAACGTGGACCATTTGTCCATGTATCTAGATGTAGCTGATTCGGTGAATTTGCCTTATGGATGGAGTAGATATGCCCAATTCAGCTTGGCTGTGATTAATCAAATCCATAACAAATACACAGTTAGAAAAG ACACACAGCATCAATTCAATGCTCGAGAGAGTGACTGGGGTTTTACGTCGTTCATGCCTCTCAGTGAACTGTATGACCCTGGTAGAGGATATCTTGTGAATGATACGGTCATTGTTGAAGCTGAGGTTGCTGTCCGAAGGGTTGTGGATTACTGGACCTACGACTCCAAAAAGGAAACAGGTTATGTTGGACTCAAGAACCAAGGGGCAACCTGTTACATGAATTCTCTCCTCCAAACTCTGTATCATATCCCCTATTTTAGAAAG GCTGTTTACCATATGCCAACAACTGAGAATGATATGCCATCGGGGAGCATCCCTCTGGCTCTACAGAGCTTATTCTATAAGCTTCAGTACAGTGACAACAGTGTTGCAACAAAAGAGCTGACCAAGTCTTTTGGATGGGACACATATGATTCATTCATGCAACATGACGTCCAAGAACTTAATAGAGTTCTTTGTGAAAAGCTGGAAGATAAAATGAAG GGAACTGTAGTGGAGGGTACAATACAACAGTTGTTCGAAGGGCACCATATGAACTACATTGAATGCATCAATGTGGACTACAAGTCTACAAGAAAGGAGTCATTTTATG ACCTTCAGCTTGATGTCAAAGGCTGTCGAGACGTTTATGCTTCTTTTGATAAGTACGTGGAAGTTGAACGCCTTGAGGGTGATAACAAGTATCATGCTGAGCAACATGGATTGCAG GATGCTAGGAAGGGTGTCCTGTTCATTGATTTCCCTCCTGTCCTTCAGCTTCAGCTAAAACGGTTTGAGTATGATTTCATGCGGGACACTATGGTTAAG ATAAATGACCGTTATGAGTTCCCTCTGCAATTAGACCTCGATAGAGAGAATGGAAAATATTTGTCGCCTGATGCAGATCGTAGAGTTcgcaacctctatacccttcaCAG TGTTTTGGTTCACAGTGGCGGGGTGCATGGTGGACATTATTATGCTTTTATCAGGCCAACCCTTTCTGATCAATG GTTCAAGTTTGATGATGAACGGGTAACAAAAGAAGATGTGAAGAGGGCCTTGGAGGAGCAGTATGGCGGTGAGGAAGAG TTACCTCAGACAAATCCTGGCTTCAACAACACACCATTTAAGTTTACGAAGTATTCCAATGCATACATGCTTGTGTATATACGTGAAAGTGACAAAGATAAAATAATTTGTAACGTGGATGAGAAGGACATAGCTGAACACCTTAGG ATAAGGCTgaagaaagaacaagaagaaaaggagcacaagaaaaaggaaaaagcagAGGCACACCTTTATACCATCATAAAG GTTGCACGGAATGAGGATCTTGTTGAGCAGATTGGGAGGGATATTTATTTTGATCTTGTGGATCATGACAAAGTCCGGAGCTTCCGTATTCAAAAACAAATGCCTTTTACTCTTTTCAAG GAAGAGGTTGCTAAAGATTTTGGCATACCAGTGCAATTCCAGCGCTTTTGGCTGTGGGCAAAGCGGCAAAACCATACTTATCGTCCAAACCGGCCATTAACTCACCAGGAAGAGCAACAATCT GTTGGACAATTGAGGGAGGTTTCGAATAAAGCGCATAATGCGGAACTAAAGTTATTCTTGGAAGTGGAGCTTGGGCTG GATTTGCGTCCTATTCCTCCACCCGACAAGACAAAAGAGGATATTCTGCTTTTTTTCAAGCTATATGATCCTGAGAAGGAGGAGCTCCG GTTTGTTGGAAGGATTTTTGTTAAGGGTACTGGCAAGCCTGTGGATATCTTAACAAGGCTTAATGAAATGGCTGGCTTTGCCGCGAATGAGGAAATTGAGCTTTATGAG GAAATTAAGTTTGAGCCTAGTGTCATGTGTGAACATATTGACAAGAAACTCACATTTCGATCTAGCCAG CTTGAGGATGGGGACATTATTTGTTTCCAGAAATCTTCTCCTGTTGACAGCGATGAACAATACCGATATCCTGATGTTCCATCATTTTTGGAATATGTACATAATCGCCAG GTTGTTCATTTCCGATCTCTTGAGAAGCCAAAGGAGGATGATTTTTGTTTGGAGCT GTCAAAGCTTAACACATACGATGATGTCGTGGAAAGAGTTGCTCGCCAACTTGGCTTGgatgatccatccaaaattaGGCTCACATCCCACAATTGTTACTCTCAGCAGCCTAAACCCCAACCAATCAAGTTCCGGGGGGTGGAGCATTTATCAGACATGCTGGTCCACTACAATCAG ACTTCCGATATCTTGTATTATGAAGTATTGGATATCCCTCTGCCTGAATTGCAAGGCTTGAAAACTTTGAAAGTTGCTTTTCATTCGGCTGTAAAGGATGAG gTGGTCATTCATAGTATAAGACTTCCGAAACAGAGTACAGTTGCAGATGTAATTAATGACCTAAAAACTAAG GTCGAGCTGTCTCATCCCAATGCCGAACTCCGATTGCTTGAAGTGTTCTATCACAAGATCTATAAG ATCTTTCCCCCCAGTGAAAAGATAGAGAACATAAATGATCAGTACTGGACATTGCGAGCTGAGGAG ATTcctgaagaagagaagaacctTGGCCCTCATGACCGCTTGATTCATGTTTACCACTTCACAAAAGATACTTCCCAAAACCAGATG CAGGTTCAGAACTTTGGAGAGCCCTTTTTCCTGATCATTCATGAAGGCGAGACTTTAGCTGAAGTTAAAGTGCGTATACAGAAGAAATTGCAGGTTCCAGATGAGGAGTTCACCAAG TGGAAATTTGCATTTTTGTCATTGGGTCGTCCTGAGTATCTTCAAGATTCTGACATTGTATCCAGTCGTTTTCAG AGAAGAGATGTTTATGGAGCTTGGGAGCAGTATCTTGGACTGGAGCACTCTGACAGTGCTCCTAAAAGGGCTTATGCAGCTAATCAG AACCGTCATACATTTGAGAAGCCGGTAAAAATCTACAACTAG